The genomic window TCATTTGATTTTCCGTCATTAAATGAAATCATATAATCATAAATTCAATTTGGATATTTTTCAAGAAGTGTAATTTCTGACATTTGGGAAAGTTTTTCTTTTAAAATATTTTCTCAATTATCATTATAAAAAAACTTTAAAATAATTTCAGAATAATGTAAATCTGTATTAATTAATATATCGATTTTTTGATCAAGTCATTTTTTAATCTCATCAGTTTTTAATTTGACATTACTTTTTGAATTAATAATAGTATATAAACATTCTATAATAACCCAATCATCTGTTTTATCTAAATTAAAATTATTCAAAACATACTCAGCATAACGTGCAAAATTATATTTGTCTTTAAATTTATCAATATGTTTATCTATAAAAAAATTATAAATTCTAGATGACATTGTTACAATATAATCTAAATTAGTCTCAGAATAAGGAAAAAATTCAAAAACACACAATTCATAATTTCAAAATTTTTCTATGTTCCTATCAAGTTTATATAAATTCAACTTATTGTTTTCTTCAGATAAATACAAAGACTTTATAAAATCAGTATCATAGCTATATGTTTCAAAATTAACGGTATTAATCAGTTCACTGATTTCGTTATTTAATCAATTATTATCTAAATTCAATAGCTTTGAAAGTTTATTAAATTCATATAATGTGTCTAATGATGATACTTCTTTTGTGTTATATATATTTATAAAACCTTTATTTTTGACTAATTTAGATTCAATTAAATCATCATATATATCAGTATTAAGTGGTTCTACGATCATAAATGGTAATGAATTAATTGTTCTTTTAGTCTTAATTTTTTTACTAACTAAAATTACTGTTGGAATAGAAATAAACAATGTTCCAAGAATTAAACTTGAAATCAATAAATATTTTTTATATATTTTTTTCATTTTTCCTTTCTGATTTTATTTTAATAAATTTTGATATAAATATATTATTTTTGGGTTTAAAAATCACGGGTATAGATCAAAAATAAAATAAAACAAAATTTGTTAATACATTCAAACGCTTTGATTCAATATATTTAATTCTTTATAATAAGCGATGAGTATTTCATTTTTATGGATCTTACAAAATAATCAAATAAATATAAAAATACAGAGCAATTCTGTATTTTAGGCATTAACCCCTTAATAAAAGTAAGCTTTTTTTAAAAAAAGTACTAAGGGAAATTGATGTATATATAAAAATGGTAAGACTAAAAATTATTATCCATGTAATCAAGGTTTTTGCATATACCTCAGTGACAATAGGTGTTATTTTAGCAAAACTATTCATATTTGAATATAGTAAAAATTGAATGGGTTGAACAAAAATTAAGGAAACAATTAATGTTAATATCATTAATAAAACGATAATTGATATATGGTACATTAAACTTTGAAAAGGTTTAGCACCATAGACTTTTAATATTCCAATTATTTTACGTTTTGAATGGATACTCATAAAGCTAAAAACAGTTATGAAGAGCAATGACAATAAAGCTAAAGCAAAAGAAATATAGGCTAAAATAATTGATGTAGAATTTTGACTACTTACAATTTTAGCGATAGCTTCATCCGTGTAATTAATAATCCTATATCCTTCTTTTTCTAACTCTTCTATTTTGTTTTTGTCATCTGTATAAATATTAATAGACTTGAATACATTTTCATTTTTTATATTATATAAATCATTGGAAATCATTATTTCGTCACTATCGTTTTCGTATATCCCGACAACCTTTACGTAAAAACCTCTATAAATTCCACCAATATTAAAATATTCGTTTAAATATTTTTTATCCCCATAAACATTGCTGGATGGAATTAAAATTTCATCATAGTTTTCTATATATCTACCATTTAAAATTTTGATATTATCATTTTGAGGTAAGACTTTTTGTATCTTAGTCGAGTCGAATGAGGGTGTTGGTTTCCCATTCAAGGTGATATTTTCAAGATAAACATCTTTACTAAATATTTTTGCAATATCATAACTTCAATTAAACGAAACATTTTTATTTAAATATGTGTAATAAATATCTCTAATATTAATATTTTCATTAATTCCAATTATTGTAAATTCTTGTTTAATTTCTTCATCATTTTTTGATATAAGTATTTCAAATTTCTTACCTATAGGATCTTCTATTTTTAATTTATCTACAATATCTTTTCCTAAAATAATTTCATTATCATTTAAAAATGGAATTTTTTTATTTGAATTAATTCAAATATTATTTGATAAATATTCACCATTATCCACAAAAAATATATCTTCAAGAAACGTTTTTTCACCATTAATATAATAATATGGAATTCGTGTTATGTAATTTTGTGAAATGTAATCAAAGCCTTTATCATTAATATGTTCTAAGTCATAGCTGGTGATATAACTTGAGTGGTGTTTTGTTTCAACTTCGTAAATATTTTGCTCAATTTGATTTTTATACGATGAATTTATATTAAAAGTTTTTTGTGTTAAGTTAACAGCTGTACTTGTTGATATGCATGTTGTTACAAATGTTAAAAGTACTAATAAAAATAGTAATCATTTTCTCTTAAAATCAGATCAAGTTAAACTTAAAATTGGTTTATATTTGCTAAATTTTGTCTTATGACTTTTAACATTAACGACTGGTTTTTTGTCCACTGACGGTAATTTATTTTCCATCATCATTTTTGTTTCCATATCAAAGATATAATCACCATATTTTTTTGCAGATTCAAGATCGTGGGAAACTACAATAATAGTTTTAGAATCTTTTAATTTTGAAAGTAAATTAAAGATCTCATCACTATTTTTAGCATCTAAATTTCCAGTTGGTTCATCACAAAGTAAAATGTCAGATCCTCTAGATAATGAACGTATGATCGCAATCCTTTGCTTTTCTCCACCACTTAGTTTTGACACTTTTTTATTTAAAGTTTTTTTGGAAATATTAAGCACTTTTGCGATTTCATATATATCAGATACATTAACTTCCCTGTTTATAATTTGATTTGAAATTAAAATATTTTGTAAACCACTTAAATTTTCAATTAGATTAAAATTTTGAAAAACATAATCTATCTTTATTTCTTCTTTTTTATTTTCAAAATCTACTTCGTTATTATCAAATAATATCTCGCCAGAATCACATTTTTCCAACCCACCTATGATATTAAGCAAAGTTGACTTACCACAACCTGACCTACCTGTAATAAAAATTAATTTATTTTTCTTAAATTCTGCATTTAAATTTTTTATTACATATTTGTCTTCATATTTTTTACTTAAGTTTTTAATATTAATCAAAATGCGAACCTTCAAAACTATTATAAATATTTTTATTTATAGAACTAACTTCGGTATCTACCGAAACATAATATGAATTATTCAATTTAAAAAGCGTTCTAACATTTACGGAACCATCAATTCAACTTGAGAATCTGGCAGAAACATTATATTCATTTTTTATTCGTTCACTACTTGTTGTTGTAAGTGTTTCTTGATAACTTTTATCAGATTTTGATATTGAAACCGAACCACCTAAAGAAGCATTTACTCCACTTGTTCCGGCACTTATCCCTCCTGAAAAAGTCGCTCCATTAATTCCTCAGTAATCGATTCAATAATTGGTTGTCATAGCAATGTAAGGGATTTGGTATGGTTTCTTATCTTTTACAACATTAGATCACGATTTTCCATCTCAATGCGCTTTATCAGGAACAAATCAATTGTGCGATACTTTCACAGTTCCTTCATTTGCAACAAATAAATCTAATCCATTAACGCGTTTATATGCATATTTATTAGTAGAAATATTAGAAGTATCCACAGTTCAAGCTTTAGCTTCTTTTGAATTTAACTCAATTGCCACTACGGTTGGTGCACCAATTGCAACGACTGTAGATGAAAATAATAAGCCTTTTATAATTTTTTTCATTCTTTCTCCATCAAATATTTTTATTTACTTACATAAGTATCAAAAAATGTTCAGTATTACTTACATATTTTATCAATACAAATACATAAGGAAGAAATGCAAGAATATAAAATTTCATTTGATTTATTTCAAAAATAAAAAAACACTATTTAACGTATATTAATGTTTTTTAAGATTTTTATATTCTTTTCTTCTAGAATTATTTTAATAAATTTGAAGTTTTTTCATTAAATTTTTTGAAAGAAATTATAGTATAAATTAGTATAGAAAGAATAGTTAATGAAATTCAGGTAATCGATACCACTTTGAAATTGTAAACTCAATCAATGTTAACTTGAAACTCCATAAGTTGTATATAACCAGAAACCCATAAATGAATTGGATAATAAAGTGAAAAACTTATTATACCTGCTATTAATAAAATTACAATAAGAGATGTTATATGATATAACATGCATACAAAAGTTTTGGCTCCTAGTACTTTAAATATTCCTATTTCTTTAGTTTTAGAATCATTTAACATTTTTCCGGTTATAATCAAAATCAAGAACGATATTAAAGAAATTGATAAAGAAACATATTTAAGAGTTGTATGAAGTCCTAAAGAATTTTGTAATATTTTTTCTAAAAATTGGGTTGATGGTTTGAAAATCTCATATAAGTAATTAATATTTTGAATTTTTTTATTTATTTCTGAGTCATCGCTATAAATTTTTAAAAAATTAGGTTGTGCTTTATTAATATTTTTTATGAATTCATCTGATCCTGCTATTGCTTTTTTTTCGTATTCGAAAACTCCAACAACTTTAACATAAGTGTTTTTATTTTCCGTTTGCAATAAATACTCAAAATTTAATTTAATATTAGAATTGTAGATCGATGATGAAATTAATATTTCACTACTACTATTAACTTTTCTACCATCTATAATTTTTAAGTCATTATCATTTATTAAATTTGTAAATTTTACCTGTGTCTTTTTATTATCAACATTGTAATTTAATATGTAACTTTCATTATCAAAAAAATTATCTTCAACTAATTTTAATTTAGTATTAGGATTTATAAAACTTAGTATAAATTTATTATCCGTAGTTCTTAAATAATTTATGTCAACAACGTTAAATTCATAATTATAAATGTTGATTTTGTTTCCTATTATTTCCTCTGGTTTTATTTTAAATTTATCTAATATATTACCACTTAATATAATTTCATTTTCTTTCAAAAATTTAATTTCTTTGTTTGAATATGTTTGAACTTCATTTCTTTTCGACTCGATATTATCATAACCTTCAATTTCTAAATTATTTATTACTGTTTTTTTATCATTATAACTAACTAAATAATATTGCTCATTAAATTTGTATTCTTCTACAACTCTATTTACATTAAAATTATTAGTTATGTTTTCAATTTCTTCTTTAGTAAATACTGCTTTATTTTTCTTAACTAAGTTAAATTGATCTAAATTAGCTTTATTAACATTAGATTGCACCATATTTTCATTGATATGTATTAAATTATTTGAAGTTGAAATAAGTAAAGTAGAAAAAACAAATGATAATATTAGTAAAATAAATAATACAAATTTCTTTTTGTAATCCGATCATACTAATTTTAGTGTTGGTTTTAATTTTGAATTTTTTATTTTAACTTCAATTTTATTATTGATTAATGTATTTTGTATTTCGTTGACTTCGTTATTTATTAAAACATTTTTTTCTAAATCATAAATATAATCACCATAACGTTTAGCTGATTTGACATCATGAGTAATTATAATTATTGTTTTACTAGACTTTAAACTAGATAAAATCTTAAAAACTTCATCACTATTATTTTGATCTAAATTCCCAGTTGGTTCGTCACATAAAATAATTTCAGAATCTCTAGTTATTGATCTTAAAATTGCTATTCTTTGTTTTTGACCACCGCTTAATTTACTTACTTCTTTATTCAATATTTCCTCAGAAATATCTAATTTTTTAGCTAATTCTACTATTTCAGTTTTAGCTATATCCCTATTAATTATTTGATTAGCGATTAAAATATTATCCATCGCTGAGATATTTTCAACTAAATTATAACTTTGAAAAACACAGTCGATTTTGTTATTTTTCAAGTATTCTTTAAGTTTTATTTTTTCATCTCCAATATAAATTTCGCCAGAATCTGAATTTTCAATCCCTAAAATTAAATTCAATAGTGTTGTTTTGCCACTACCTGATCTACCGGTAATGAAGATCATCCTATTTTTAGGAAATCTTAAATTTAAATTCTCAAAGATAACTTGATCATTAAATTTCTTACTTATATTTTCTAATTCAATCAAAATTTCTCCTTTTAATATAAATTATTTTAAATCATAAAAATAAAAAAGACGTATATTTATATGGATTTTTCATAAAATACGTCATTTACATTATCAAATTTCAAAAATTTCTTCTTTTTTAGAAAATAATTCATCGCCTTCTTCCAGATTGTAAAATTCTTGGAATTCCTTGATGTTTTTTAGTTGTAGATTAACTCTTTCTTTAGCGGGCGAGTGAACATCTGTTAATAATCTTCTAATTGAATGTTCTTTATTTGCATAACCTCTCTCGCAATATGCGTAATTTTTGAAGAAATCATCAAGATTGAAATCTTTTTCACTTGAACCAGCAATTAAGGCCGAAATAATTCCTCCATTATCAGCTATATTTTCAGAAACTGTAAGTTTTCCATTAACTTTTCCAAATTCAGTTTCATAATTATCAAATAGTTCGATCATTTTTTTCGTTTTGGTTTTAAAATTTTCATAATCTTGCTCAGTTCATCAATTATTGAAACTACCATTTTCATCAAACTGTGCACCATTATTGTCAAAGGCATGGGAAATTTCATGACCTATTGTCATACCTAAACCACCATAATTTTTACCACTTGAAGCATTATAATCATAAAATGGAGCTTGTAAATAACCGGCGGGAAAAACTATTCTATTAGAAAATGGATTGAAATAAGCATTCACTTCATACGAACCCATATGTCAAATATTTTCATCAACATTTTGATTATATTTTGAATATTCAAATCTTGTAACAACTTTATCCAAATATCTAAAATTACTTAGTAAATCTCCATTTTCTTCGAAACTTATTACATTAAACTCATTAAAATATTTTTCAATATAATCTGGATAACCAACCATCGGTTGAATTTTTTCTAGCTTTTTAATTGCCATTTTAATTGTGTCGCTTGATAATCATGTATTTTGTTTTAGTCTATTTTTGTATACATCAATTATTTTATAAACCATTTTTTTAACATCTTCTTTAGCTTCATCACTAAAGTTTTTCTTACCATAATATAAACTAAAAACTTCACCGAAGTATGATAATGTTAAATAATACGCTCACTTTTCGAGACTTTTATTTTCTTTAGCACCAGTAAGAACTTGAGTTAATTCAAAAGAAATTTTTCTAGTTTCTTCAGTTAAAAATGAACCATAGAATAAGAAATTTTTAACTAAGATAAGTGATTTAAATTTTTCAAAATTTTCTTGATTGTAGATATTTTTATAGTTATTAATATATTTTGGATTTTCAACAACAATTTGATCTGGCAATTCTTTAATTGCATATAAAATGTAATCTTTAACATTAAAATTATTAAAAATTTTAACAAAGTCATCTATTTTATAAGGATTGTAATATTTAGCTGTATCTGCCTTTTCTTCGCTTGATTTCATGAATTGAGCCGCTAATTGATCAAATTCAAAAGCTTGCGAAATTATATTTTCGATTTTTTTATCATCAAAACCATATAACTTCATTAATTTTGAAGCAACATTTTTAACAGCATTTAGTATCTTTGTTTTCTTTTCTTCATCTTCATAATATTCTTTTGAAGGTAATAAACCTCTATAATCATTTGCTCATATAGTATAAATTTTATTGTTTATAAAATCTTCAGAAATACTTAATTGTAAGGGTACGAAAGCTAAAATTTCTTCAAATTCATTGATTTTTTTATAAATTTCATCGTAATTATTGATACTTAAAATTAAATCAACTTCATTTTTTATGCTTTTTCATGCTGTTTTTTCTCTATTTTCAACATCAATAAGCATTTTGTAAAAATTAACCATTTCTTTAATTTTATATTCATTAGGAATTAATTTCTCGTCTCCAGCTCAATTCTTCATTAATTTTCTTAACTCTTCATCAATTTCAAGACTTTTTTGTGAATATGAACTAATTTCACTTCTATCGGAAGGGATTGGAGTATTTTTTAATCATTCTTGGTTTACATATGTAAAGAAATCATTCTTCAATAATTTATAACTCATATATTTCTCCTATTTTTTTATGTCTTTTCATTTATATGGGAATTCTTTTGGTGTGCTTCTTAATTTAGTTATTTCAACAATAAAGTTGTGTTTGTCAGTATTATTAATTTCTAATTTCTTAACATTAATGTTATATTTAAGTTTTTTTAAAATATCTTCAGCATTTTCTATTTCAGATGAGTAATTTTGTCCCTTTATCAAAGACATATTTCCATTTATTTTTAATAAGTGGAATGAACTCATAAGCATACTTCTAACATCAGCCACAGCTCTGGCAACTATTAAATCGAAAATATTTTTTTCTAAAACTTCTTCTGAACGAGTTCTGATAACTTTAACTCTGTCTTGGATATTAAACATTGTTATAACTTCATTCAGAAAATTAACTCTTTTTTGAATGGGTTCATAAATTGTTAGTTTATTTTTATTATTTAATAAAACAAAAGGTATTGATGGAAAACCTACCCCAGCGCCAATATCCAAAATTTCCATATTTTCTTGACTTTTACAAACTTCTTCCATGTACATAAGAGATTCATAAATACCTTCTCCCCATAGTTTGTCGTCGTAAAAACCAGTTAAATTCATTACTTTGTTCTTTTCTTCTATAAAATTAACATATTTTTCAAGTGTAGAAAAATCATAATTATTGTTTTTACAATAATTAATAACAATTTCTTTATTTGTCATTATATTTTTTTAATATTCCTTTTGAATTTTGTGTATAAATCAGAAATACTTTTTCCTTCAATTGATGATTCAATAACACCAGCTAAAAATTCACCTAAACTTACAATTTCAAGTTTTGTGTATTTTTTGGCTAATTCATAGTTATCAATTGAGTCAGTAATAATAACTTTTTCAACATTAGGATTTTGTTCAAAAGCATCAAAACCTTTCGAAAAAATTCCATGACTTGCCATAACAATAATTTTTTTAGCTCCATTTTCTTTCAAAGCGTCGACAGCTTTTAAAATTGTTCCACCTGTGTCAATAATATCATCAATAATAACTGCATTTTGATCTTCAATGTTTCCAATAAGACCCATAACCTCAGTTTGATTTACACCAGTTCTTCTTTTATCAATAATACTTATTCTTACAGTATTAGCAATTAACTCAGCAAGTCTTCTTGCTCTAACAGTTCCACCATGGTCTGGAGATACAACTGTAAATTTCTCATTTCTAGCTACCAAAGCTTTAGCCAAAGGATATTGTCCTCTTAAATCGTCGATTGGAATATCAAAAAATCCTTGAATTGAAGGGTTGTGTAAGTCAACACAAATTAATTTTGTTGCACCTGCTTTTTGTAAAAAGTCAGCAACTAATTTAGCACCAATAGGTTGTCTTCCCGCAGCTTTTCTATCTTGTCTTGCATAACCATAATAACTTAAACAAACAGTAATTGATCTAGCACTAGCTCTTTTTAATGAATCTAAAAATAAAGATAATTCCATGATGTTGTCATTAACAGGTCTAGAAGTGTTTGCAATAATGTAAACATCTTTTCCTCTTACTGTTTCATCAGCAACCATCATTATTTCACCATCAGCGTAAACTGTTTTGGTAATTCCTGTTAGAGGAATATTTAAAATTTCAGATACTTTATTTGCTAAAGTCTTAGAGTTATCAAGACCAAAAAGCATCACATCTTTCTTTTTCATTTTCTCCACCTTTTTTATAATTTTTACTTAATTATAATATAAAAAATTTTAAAGGTTTGATTTGTTGATCTTTTTTCAATAAAAAAGAATGTTTAACACATTCTAATTTTGAAACTCTGTTAAATATTGATGTAACTTTATAATTTCTTCTAGATCTAGTTGTTGAATTCTAACATTTTCATCAATGTTTAATTTTTCATATGCTTTTTTTATTGCATTTGTTGAAAACTTATTTGTTAAAGAATAAGTTAATTTTTTTCTTCTTGCTAAAAAACAAAGTTTAAAGAATTCTTTTAATTCAGAGTAGTTTTTCATATTCTTCTTAAACTTTAATGAAATTATTGCTGAATCAACTTTTGGAGCTGGGTTAAATGAATTTGCTTTTACAATAAATTCTAATTTACAATCAGCTAAATATTGACAAGTTAGTGAAAGTTTTGAATAATCAGGTGAATTTTTTTTAGCAATAATTCTTTGAGCAACTTCTTTTTGAACCATCAAAATAGCACTATTAAAGTTTTCTACTTGATCAAAAATTTTAAAAAGTATATCGGTTGTAATGTAGTATGGAATGTTTGCAATAACATCATAATTTTTATAGTTTTGTAAATCAGCCTCAAGAAAATCCATTTGGTTAAGTGTGAAATTATCATCATGAATTTCCTTTTTTAAAATTTCAACCATGTCCGGATCAATTTCAAAACAATCTAGTTTTTTTGCTTCTTTAACAAGTATTTTTGTCAATGCACCGCGACCTGGTCCTATTTCAATAATATTTTTATTTTTTGGTTGTGAAACATCAATTATTTTTTTAATAATATTTTGATCAATTAAAAAATTTTGACCAAACTTCTTTTTAGCATAGACTTCTTTTTTCATTACTTTATATTAAACAACTCTCTTAAGTTTTTATTAACAATTGATACAAATTTATCCATACCCATTTCTAATAAACCACCTATATAATAAGATACAAATAAAACCTTGTTTGGTTCATTTTTTTCTTCAACAAATGGGTGTGGTCTTAAGTATGGACTATCAGTTTCAACTAAAATTCTATTCAATGGAACTATCTTTATTACATTTCTAGCATTCTGATTTGAAGCAAAAGTTACAGTTCCACTAAAACTAAAATATGCATCTAATTCTTTAAATTTTTCGGCTCATTCAACAGTTCCGCTAAAGGTGTGTAACATAAATTTAACTTTGTATTTTTTCATTAGATCATAAACATCTTGATAAGCTTGATCACAATCTTCTTTATCTCTAATATGGATTACAACTGGCAAATTAAATTTTTGAGCTAATTTTAATTGACCTTCCATGCTTTTGATTTGATTTTCACGACTTGGACCATCTTCATAATAATAATCCAAACCGATTTCACCAATAGCTTTAATAGAATCATTAATTAATGGTTCAACTCTTAAATAATCATTCTCATCATTTCCATCTTCAGGATGAATACCGATGGCCGGTACTAAAATATTTAACTGTTTATATCTTTCAATCAATTTTAATATCTGTAAATTTTCTTTTTCATGTCCACCATTAACAACTAAAAATTCAATATTATTTGATATCGCTTGTTCAATAATCATATCGATGTGTTCTGATAAATATGAACTATTTGTTAAGTGACAATGCGCATCTACAAATTTACTTCTTTTTTTACTCATGTGTTTATTATAATAAAAAAATATTTTTATGTAATTTATTGCTTATTTAATTTAAAATATAAATGTTATAACTTATATTAAGGAGAAAAATGAATAAAAATAGTTTAAAAAATGATTTTTTTAATCATATAAATCACGAATGACTTGAAAAAACACAAATTCCTTCAGATAGACCTTCAATTTCAGGTTTTGGAGAATTAGATTTAGCCATCGAAAAATTAATTATTGATTTAACGTTAGGTTTTGCTGATGGTTCAAAAGAAATGCCTGATAACAAATACATTAAAGAATATATAAAATTATTTAGAAAATTTTACAACGTTGATCAAAGAGCACAAGATTCATATAAACCAGCACATAAAATTTTATCTAAAATCGAAGAATTAGAATCGTTTGATGAATTAAATGAAAAATTCATTGAGTTTCAAAGAGATTTCACTTACTTACCTGTTGATTTTGGTGTTGCTGAAGACATGAAAAACAGTAAAATGAATGTCTTGTGAGCTGAAACTCCTGGACTAATTCTTCCGGATAAAACTGATTATGAAGATGTCGAAAATAGGGATAAAAAATTAAATGCATGAAAATCAATGGTTAAAAAATTGTTGATTAAATATGGAAAAACTGAAGAAGAAAGCGAAAAACTTTTAGACGATGCAATTAAATTTGATTCATTATTAGTTGAATCTTCAAAAAACAGTGTTGAGATGGCACAGTACACAAAACTTTATAACCCATTAAATCAAGAAGAAATCAAAAAATACTTTATTGGTTTTGATTTAATTAACCATGCTTCTGTATTAGTTGAAAACAAACCTATTAATAAGGTAATTTTCCCTAATGAAAAAATTTTTCCGGTATTTAAAAATATTTTTAACGAAAATAACTTTAAAATCTATAAATCAGCTTTATTTGTCTTTAACTTATTAAAAGTTGCGCCATTTTTAAATGAAGAATCAAGAATTATTTCTGGGGAATTTAGTAGATTTTTAAGTGGAACAAAAGAAGCAAAATCATTACTTAAATATTCTGTAAATTCAGCGCTAGCATATTATTCAATTCCTTTTGGTATTTACTACGCCAAAACATATTTTGGTGAAGAAAATAAAAAGGAAGTAGAAAAAATGATCGAAGAAATGATTCAAGTTTATAAAGAAAGACTTGAATCAAATAGCTGACTTGAAAGAAAAACAATTGAAAAAGCTTTAGAAAAATTAAGCAAAATTGAATATATGGTTGCTTATCCCGAAGAACTTCAACCTGTTTATGATCATTTATTTATCAATGAAAGCAAATCTCTTGTCGAAAATATTTTTGAATTAAATGCAGTTAGAAATAAATTCTCATTTAAAAAATATTTAGAAGAAACAAATCCAAAATATTGAAGCATGTCACCTGCAACTGTTAACGCATATTACAATCCAATGAAGAACCATATTGTTTTCCCATCTGCTATTCTTTCATACCCATTCTACTCACCAAAAAATAGTTCAGCTGCTAACTTCGGTGGAATTGGTGCTGTTATAGCTCATGAAATATCTCATGCTTTTGACAATAATGGTTCACAATTCGATTCAGATGGTAATTTAAATAATTGATGAACAGAAAACGATTTAGCAAAATTCAATAAAAAAATTGAACATATTATTAGATTATTTGATGGAAGAGAAGTTATTAGTGAACAAAAATGTAATGGTACTTTAACAGCATCAGAAAATATTGCTGACTGTGGTGGTTTCCAATGTGCTTATGAAGCCGCAAGCAGAAGAAGTGATTTTAATAGAAGAGATTTCTTTGAATCATGAGCAAGAATTTGAAGATTTAAATCAAGCGACGAATACATTAAACTTCTTTTAAGTGTGGACGTTCACGCTCCAGCTAAATTAAGAGCTAATGTTCATTTAATGAATTCAGCAGAATTCCAAGAAGAATTTGATATTACAGAAAATGACAAAATGTATCTTCCTAAAGAAGAAATGTTAGAAATTTGATAATTAAAGTGCGTTATTGCACTTTTTTAATATAAAAATGCAAAA from Mycoplasma anserisalpingitidis includes these protein-coding regions:
- a CDS encoding ATP-binding cassette domain-containing protein; amino-acid sequence: MIELENISKKFNDQVIFENLNLRFPKNRMIFITGRSGSGKTTLLNLILGIENSDSGEIYIGDEKIKLKEYLKNNKIDCVFQSYNLVENISAMDNILIANQIINRDIAKTEIVELAKKLDISEEILNKEVSKLSGGQKQRIAILRSITRDSEIILCDEPTGNLDQNNSDEVFKILSSLKSSKTIIIITHDVKSAKRYGDYIYDLEKNVLINNEVNEIQNTLINNKIEVKIKNSKLKPTLKLVWSDYKKKFVLFILLILSFVFSTLLISTSNNLIHINENMVQSNVNKANLDQFNLVKKNKAVFTKEEIENITNNFNVNRVVEEYKFNEQYYLVSYNDKKTVINNLEIEGYDNIESKRNEVQTYSNKEIKFLKENEIILSGNILDKFKIKPEEIIGNKINIYNYEFNVVDINYLRTTDNKFILSFINPNTKLKLVEDNFFDNESYILNYNVDNKKTQVKFTNLINDNDLKIIDGRKVNSSSEILISSSIYNSNIKLNFEYLLQTENKNTYVKVVGVFEYEKKAIAGSDEFIKNINKAQPNFLKIYSDDSEINKKIQNINYLYEIFKPSTQFLEKILQNSLGLHTTLKYVSLSISLISFLILIITGKMLNDSKTKEIGIFKVLGAKTFVCMLYHITSLIVILLIAGIISFSLYYPIHLWVSGYIQLMEFQVNIDWVYNFKVVSITWISLTILSILIYTIISFKKFNEKTSNLLK
- a CDS encoding M13 family metallopeptidase; the protein is MSYKLLKNDFFTYVNQEWLKNTPIPSDRSEISSYSQKSLEIDEELRKLMKNWAGDEKLIPNEYKIKEMVNFYKMLIDVENREKTAWKSIKNEVDLILSINNYDEIYKKINEFEEILAFVPLQLSISEDFINNKIYTIWANDYRGLLPSKEYYEDEEKKTKILNAVKNVASKLMKLYGFDDKKIENIISQAFEFDQLAAQFMKSSEEKADTAKYYNPYKIDDFVKIFNNFNVKDYILYAIKELPDQIVVENPKYINNYKNIYNQENFEKFKSLILVKNFLFYGSFLTEETRKISFELTQVLTGAKENKSLEKWAYYLTLSYFGEVFSLYYGKKNFSDEAKEDVKKMVYKIIDVYKNRLKQNTWLSSDTIKMAIKKLEKIQPMVGYPDYIEKYFNEFNVISFEENGDLLSNFRYLDKVVTRFEYSKYNQNVDENIWHMGSYEVNAYFNPFSNRIVFPAGYLQAPFYDYNASSGKNYGGLGMTIGHEISHAFDNNGAQFDENGSFNNWWTEQDYENFKTKTKKMIELFDNYETEFGKVNGKLTVSENIADNGGIISALIAGSSEKDFNLDDFFKNYAYCERGYANKEHSIRRLLTDVHSPAKERVNLQLKNIKEFQEFYNLEEGDELFSKKEEIFEIW
- a CDS encoding ABC transporter ATP-binding protein, encoding MKVRILINIKNLSKKYEDKYVIKNLNAEFKKNKLIFITGRSGCGKSTLLNIIGGLEKCDSGEILFDNNEVDFENKKEEIKIDYVFQNFNLIENLSGLQNILISNQIINREVNVSDIYEIAKVLNISKKTLNKKVSKLSGGEKQRIAIIRSLSRGSDILLCDEPTGNLDAKNSDEIFNLLSKLKDSKTIIVVSHDLESAKKYGDYIFDMETKMMMENKLPSVDKKPVVNVKSHKTKFSKYKPILSLTWSDFKRKWLLFLLVLLTFVTTCISTSTAVNLTQKTFNINSSYKNQIEQNIYEVETKHHSSYITSYDLEHINDKGFDYISQNYITRIPYYYINGEKTFLEDIFFVDNGEYLSNNIWINSNKKIPFLNDNEIILGKDIVDKLKIEDPIGKKFEILISKNDEEIKQEFTIIGINENINIRDIYYTYLNKNVSFNWSYDIAKIFSKDVYLENITLNGKPTPSFDSTKIQKVLPQNDNIKILNGRYIENYDEILIPSSNVYGDKKYLNEYFNIGGIYRGFYVKVVGIYENDSDEIMISNDLYNIKNENVFKSINIYTDDKNKIEELEKEGYRIINYTDEAIAKIVSSQNSTSIILAYISFALALLSLLFITVFSFMSIHSKRKIIGILKVYGAKPFQSLMYHISIIVLLMILTLIVSLIFVQPIQFLLYSNMNSFAKITPIVTEVYAKTLITWIIIFSLTIFIYTSISLSTFFKKSLLLLRG